TGAAGTCCCTCGCGGATGGAGCTATTGAGAGTCGCAGATACCAGGTGGCTGCAACTGTTTATTAAAAACACAGCACTGTGCAAAATCGTAAGATGACGTATACGGTGTGACGCCTGCCCGGTGCCGGAAGGTTAATTGATGGGGTTAGACGTAAGTCGAAGCTCTTGATCGAAGCCCCGGTAAACGGCGGCCGTAACTATAACGGTCCTAAGGTAGCGAAATTCCTTGTCGGGTAAGTTCCGACCTGCACGAATGGCGTAATGATGGCCACGCTGTCTCCACCCGAGACTCAGTGAAATTGAAATCGCTGTGAAGATGCAGTGTACCCGCGGCTAGACGGAAAGACCCCGTGAACCTTTACTACAGCTTGGCACTGAACATTGACCCTACATGTGTAGGATAGGTGGGAGGCTTTGAACCCGGTACGCCAGTATCGGTGGAGCCGTCCTTGAAATACCACCCTTGTAGTGTTGATGTTCTAACTTAGACCCGTTATCCGGGTTGAGGACAGTACCTGGTGGGTAGTTTGACTGGGGCGGTCTCCTCCCAAAGAGTAACGGAGGAGCACGAAGGTGGGCTAATCACGGTTGGACATCGTGAGGTTAGTGCAATGGCATAAGCCCGCTTGACTGCGAGAATGACAATTCGAGCAGGTGCGAAAGCAGGTCATAGTGATCCGGTGGTTCTGAATGGAAGGGCCATCGCTCAACGGATAAAAAGGTACTCCGGGGATAACAGGCTGATACCGCCCAAGAGTTCATATCGACGGCGGTGTTTGGCACCTCGATGTCGGCTCATCACATCCTGGGGCTGAAGTCGGTCCCAAGGGTATGGCTGTTCGCCATTTAAAGTGGTACGCGAGCTGGGTTTAGAACGTCGTGAGACAGTTCGGTCCCTATCTGCCGTGGGCGTTGGAAGATTGAAGGGGGCTGCTCCTAGTACGAGAGGACCGGAGTGGACGAACCTCTGGTGTTCGGGTTGTCATGCCAATGGCATTGCCCGGTAGCTAAGTTCGGAATCGATAACCGCTGAAAGCATCTAAGCGGGAAGCGAGCCCTGAGATGAGTCTTCCCTGACCCCTTGAGGGTCCTAAAGGGTTGTTCGAGACTAGAACGTTGATAGGCAGGGTGTGTAAGCGTTGTGAGGCGTTGAGCTAACCTGTACTAATTGCCCGTGAGGCTTAACCATACAACACCCAAAGGGTTTTGATGGACTCAAAGCAAGAACAGATTGAATGTGTAGAGAACACGCTCTTAGTATAAGAGAAAACAGCTTTCCGAATTAAAGAATTTGCTTGGCGACCATAGCGTTGTGGACCCACCTGATTCCATGCCGAACTCAGAAGTGAAACGCAATAGCGCCGATGGTAGTGTGGGGCTTCCCCATGTGAGAGTAGGACATCGCCAGGCTTTAAATTTAGACTCAAGAGTCTAACCAGTGCGGAGCGGTAGTTCAGTTGGTTAGAATACCGGCCTGTCACGCCGGGGGTCGCGGGTTCGAGTCCCGTCCGCTCCGCCATTTATTTCAGACCTCAGCAGCGATGCTGGGGTCTTTTTGTATCCGAGGGATTATTTTTGTCTGTGACCAACGAGTCCCGCAAAAGGTTTGCCCGTTGCCCACAACCCCGGCCGTCCGCCACTTATTCAGAAGAAAGCCCTAACAGCAATGTTAGGGCTTTTTCGTATCTGAGGGATTATTTTGGTCTACGACCAACGCGCTCGTTCGTGTGCGAGTCCAATTGAGCGCAAGCTCGGCCGCTTCGCCATTTACTCCAGACCTCAGCAGAAATACTGGGGTCTTAATTCTTATCGCTCTTTGGCTGACGAATACAGACCAATAAATCAAAGCAATCTTAAACTTATTGAAAGCCTAGGCATTGAAAGTTCTGATTGCTTGTTGTGTATGCAAGGATCTTAGTATTTAGGTGGTTAATGTCCTAAGAGACTGGTTCAATTGGTATTGTTTTTTATCGAGTAGAGAATAAAAAGCCGACCTAATGGTCGGCTTAGTTAGCAAAGATGAATGAAATTTACGCTTGAACCAAAGTAAGGGCTTTTTTTGATACCTCATGAGCCGCTTTAGTCATATTTTGTTTCTCAAGTGCATCAGCTAAATAGGCATAATCAGATACACTAGAACGCACTTGAAGTGCTTGCTCTAAATGCCGTTGAGCCTCAGACCAGTTTTCATTTCTTAGATGGAACTGCGCAAGAGCGCTGTGCGCTGGAGCATTATTGCCGTCTTTTCTTAGCATATCTTCTAGGAGCACAACGACAGGATGATAATCTGCTAGTTTTATATCAGGCAGTAATGCATAGAGGTTTGAATCTGGGTGCTTCTTGAGGTTCTCTTTGACCAATGTAAAAGCTTCACTGTCTGCTTTACGAGCGATAAGCTGCTTTGCAAAGCATTCAATCAAGTAAACATTGCTCCTTAGCTTGCGAGTAAGGCTGTTCCAGTGAGCTATCAGCCCTTCACTGCCTTTTTGCTCTGCAACTTCCTCTAGCAAGCCGCATTGCGCACGTTGGGTTAACTGAATCTGCTCCTCTTTAGTAATGATTTTACTTTTCACAAGTGAAGGTAAGGTATTCAGCAGGGGTTTCCACATCTTAAGTTCAATGTAGACATTTTTTAATAGATTAAGGACGACACGATTATTTGGATAGCTGGATTTGAGTTGAGTTAACGTCTCAAATGCTGCAGTGTAATTGGCTTCTTTTACTTGCTGTTTTGCTCTGGTGAGTTCAACTGCCAGCAGAGCGTTTTCTTGCTCAGATGCGAGTTTAAGATAGCGGTCACGCTTTTCATTGTCTCCCATTCCCTGTGCCGCTTCTGAAGCCACTAAATAGCACAGTAGAGGCATATCATGGTGATTTGCCCAGCGAGTGACTTTCTTTTCTGCCAGTTTGAAGTCCCCCTCAAGTAACTTGATGATGCCTTCATTGGTGAAGCGGCGAGAGCGGCGCATTTTTCGGATACCAAAATAGTTCCAGGTTGCTGAGCCCACATAAAGGGTTGTCTTGATCAGATACTCTAAGCTAAAAAGCGCTGCCAATAATGCAATGACCAATATGACAAACGTTGTAAAACTCATTTCAATGGTCGTATCTACAACCGAAATCAGGACATAGCCCTGCTGGCCTGCATATTTGGTACCGGCAAAAAGACCAGCACCTAGGGTGACGAATAGAAAAATTAATCTGAACATTATTTTTCCTCCGTAACCAAGGTGGTCACTTCATGTCGCAGACGATCATGTATAACGTCGGACAAAAGTTGCTCTGTGTCTAACTTTGCAGGGTACTCAACTTGTACATTTTGCTTACTTAGCATCTTTAGAGCGTTATTGAACTCAATAACCGCATTGGTGTGTTGGTCGAAGAATGAACTCGACCATTTTTCAGCAGTGGTTAACGCCGTTTGGTAAATATCTTGCTGCTCAACGTATACCGCCTTAATCGCTGTTTCCAGTTTGGCCTTCATGTTCTCTTTAAGGTAGAAATGTTGCTCTGGAGATAACAAAGGAGTGACATTGCCATCACGGGTGCGGAATGTGATGAAACTCTCAGAGAAGTCTTTAAGTGACGTCATCAGATTGTCTTTCCAATCATAGATGTCTTCAGAGACATGCTGAACTCTCCGCTCAGGCGAATCAGGAAGAATTGCATTGGCTAACGGAAGGCTGTCTACTTGCTGTTGCAGCGACGTTAATCTAAGAACCAGACCTTCTCGATCGATAATCGGTATGGATTTAAGTGCCGTGATGTCATGGGCCATGGTTCGACGCAAAGGTACCAAGCTAGGATCGCTCAACGCAGCGATACGTTGGTCGGCGCTTTCCATCAGTTTTGTGGCACTGACGGTATCATGCTCCAAAAATAGTTTTCGGCCTGCTAATTTCACTAGATAATCGGCTTCTGCCAATAGCCAGTCATTCGGGCGACGACCTTTTACGTCAGCAAGTGCAAGCTGAAGACCTTCAATGCTTTTTTGCTGCTGTGATAAAACAGTTTCTGTTTTGTGACTGATCTCAGTGGCTTTTGCTAATGTTTCCTGCTGAGTGGCGTTCAAATCCTGCTTAAAAGAAACGGTAGTTTGTTCCAGTTGCTTTTGCAGTTGCTCAATTTGAGATTGGTACTCAGCATTTTGTAGCGTTACCTGAAGTGTAAAACCACCACATAGTAATGAAACAACGATTGCAACCGCACCAAGTTTAATTCCGCGCTTAGCATTTTTTTCTTGTTGTCGGATGGTGTCTGGTGACGCTTTAGTTCCAGACTTTTTCTTGGAAGATGCAGAGGGAGATTCAGACGCATTGGAAATGTCGTTGGAAGACGCTTGAGTCTCAGCAGATGATGCTGCTTCTTGGTCTTTCTCAGGTTCAATGTAGTCGTTTTTATTGTTACTTGTCATTGCGATTGTCCTGTTTCACGTTGGCCGGAGAGTAGCCAGTAAATCCTTATTGGAAGCGCTTCCCGTGTTGGTTATATGAACAAAGCCTATTTGTTGCGCTTCATTTGCGATACGTGCACTCGGCACATAAAGTTGCAGTCCGAGTGCCCAGTTCAATTGCGCTTGTGTAAGCTGTGATACAAAATAACTCAGCTGACCTGAACTGGTGATGACTAACTGTTGGATATGTTTATCCTGCCAGAAAGGGACGAATAAATCTGAGTCAAAAGCAAGGTTTTGTCGTTTGTATACTTCAAGATAACTGACCTGAGCGCCTCGAGATTTGAGTGTCTCGTAGATTAGCTCTCGTCCACCGTTGCCTCGAAGGATAACGACCTTTTTACCTTTGACTCTTTTTAGTATGTCCAGTTTGAGCAAATGCTCGCTGTCACCGACGTCGGGGTAGTGTACTTTTTGCTGGCTGAGTTTGCTTAAAACATGTGCGGTTTTTTGACCGACGGCAATGTAGGTTGCTGTTTGAGGCCATTCTTTCTGAGATGTAAAGGCTTGTTGTGTGAGCGTGACCGCATGTTGGCTGACGGCAAGAATACAGTCGAACTGACAAAGCTGCGTGTCAATGCCGGAGAGATCTTTCCCCGGCAGGATTTCGATAAGAGGTTGATGAAGCGCGCAGATACCCGCGCTGTTGAGTTGTTGGCAGAGTGAGCGGCCTTGTTCACCTGGCCGAGTAACCAACACTGCCATAAAGTTACTCGTGAACCGCGTACAGTCTAGTCAAGATATCGCGTGCACCGTCATCCAGTAGTTGGTTGGCCAATGTCACCCCAAGTTTCTCAGCATCAGCGCGCGAGCCTTTGATTTCGCCGCGCACAATCTTGGAGCCGTCAGGTTCGCCGACAAGCGCACGCAACCAGATGTCATCACCATCGAGTAGGGAGTAGCTGCCAATAGGTACTTGGCAACCCCCTTCCAAGGTTAAATTCATTGCGCGCTCACACAGCACGCGATCAGCAGTATCTCTGTGGTTGAGTGGTTCAAGTAACTTGATAAGACGTTCATCATCTAGGCGGCATTCAATGCCAACTGCACCTTGCCCAACAGCGGGTAGAGATTGTTCTGGCTCGATAAAGCTGCGAATTCGCGCTTCTAGATTCAGGCGTTTCAAACCTGCTGCTGCAAGAATGATGGCATCATATTCGCCAGCATCGAGTTTACCCAAACGTGTACCTACATTACCGCGTAGTTCCTTGATGACCAGATCTGGACGGTATTCCTTAATCTGACACTGACGGCGCAGACTGCAAGTGCCGACAACTGCACCTTGTGGTAGTTCGTCAATGTTAGCGAAGGTATTGGAAACGAAAGCATCTCGTGGGTCTTCACGCTCACAAATCGTAACTAACCCTAGCCCTTCGGGAAAATCAACCGGTACATCTTTCATTGAGTGAACGGCTAAATCTGCACGTCCTTCCAGCATGGCGACTTCGAGCTCTTTTACGAACAAACCTTTGCCACCTACTTTGGCTAATGGAGTGTCGAGAATGACGTCGCCTTTCGTCACCATAGTCACAAGTTCAACTTCCAAACCAGGGTGCGCTGCTTGAAGAGCATCTCGTACATAATAGGCTTGCCAAAGAGCAAGAGGGCTTTTGCGTGTAGCAATTCGAATTGGAGTCGATTGAGTCATGATGGTCTTTGAAAAACAGTTTTGATGGGCTAATCCTACCATTCTCTTGGAAAAAGTCTTACTGCTAGATCGTCTCGATAAATATCAGACGTCCGACTAGCAGAAAATATTCAAAATAGTGTGATGTTCATCTCGTTTGTAAAATGGGCTATTATTACAAAAGGCGGATACGTACCACACTATGTCGCGAGCATATTGATTAACAAAACAATGTCGATTCGATCGTACATTTCTTTACCAATCGAAATAAAAATGTTAGATTGATCACGTTTTGTTAGTGCTTTAGAACAATTTGTCGTCAAGGCACAGTTAGGAATCAAACAAGGAATCACCCTTGCAGGCTTATATAAAGACGCTTATCCAGAGACTTGATAACCTAAACCAGCAGCGTATTGAGCGCGCGCTGGCTCTTATGGATATGCAAAGTCAGCGTGTTTTCCATCTGATTCCTACTCTTCTGCACTTCAATCACCCAGCCATCCCCGGTTATTACGATTCTCAAGTCCCCTACGGTGTATACGGTCTCGAATTCAATGAAGTGCAGAAGCAGTTTATTGAGGATACTGAGCTTACGATTGGGCAATCGCTGCGCACCAGTGTAGAGTCGGCCATCCTTGGTTTGTATACTATGGGGAGCACCTCTTCGATTGGGCAGAGTAGTTCGAGCGATCTCGATATCTGGGTGTGTGTATCACCGTCGATGAGTTGTGAAGAAAGAGAATGCCTAACCAATAAATGCCTGCTGATCACCGACTGGGCTCAGACACAGGGTGTTGAGGCAAATTTCTTCCTGATGGATGAGGAGCGCTTTCGCACCAATCGCTCTGAAGAAATGACAGGTGACAACTGTGGTTCATCCCAGCACCTTTTGCTACTGGATGAATTTTATCGTTCTGCTGTTCGTCTTGCCGGTCAACGTTTGCTATGGCAAATCGTACCACCTGAAATGGAAGAGTGTTACGACGAATACGTTCGAGATCTGTGTCGCCAAGGTTGCATAGATTGCTCGCAATGGATTGATTTTGGTCAACTGAACCGTATTCCAGCCGAAGAATATTTTGGCTCAAATCTATGGCAGTTGTACAAGAGCATTGACTCACCTTATAAGTCGGTGCTGAAAGCGATTCTGCTTGAAGCGTATTCGTGGGAGTATCCGAACACTCAACTCCTCAGTATTGATACCAAGCGTCGCTTTTTTGCCCATGAACCTGACCTTTACGGGATGGATGCATACTACTTGATGCTTGAAAAGGTGACGCGCTATCTTGTACGCATTGGTGATCACTCGCGTCTTGACCTTGTCCGTCGCTGCTTTTATCTAAAAACGCATGAGAAGTTATCTCGTGAGCCTGACATGGGTTCCGTTGCTTGGCGCCGTGAAGCCATGAGTGACATGATCCAGAAATGGCATTGGGAGCATTCAGTGCTTGTTGAGCTGGATGACCGCCGTAACTGGAAGGTTGAACAAGTGAAAGTAGTTCACCATGCCTTACTTGATGCACTTATGCTGAGCTACCGGAATCTGATTCAATTTGCTCGACGTAACGACATCACTTCTGCGATCAGTCCACAAGACATTAGTATTTTAGCGCGTAAGCTTTATGCTGCGTTTGAGGTTTTACCTGGTAAGGTAACTTTGCTTAACCCGCAAATTTCACCAGATTTACATGAATCCGACTTGAGCTTTATTGAAGTGAGGCCGGGTCGTACAAATCAAGCGGGTTGGTACCTCTATAAGCAACCTCTTCAGCCAGAACGTCTTCTTGGTCAGCCATTCTTAGAACATAATGAATACCTCAGTAAGTTGGTCGCTTGGTCATTTTTCAATGGTCTAATTACAGAGTCGACGCGTCTGCACTCGGTAGTTCGTGATGCTCACTTGGATATTGATAAGTTTTATCAGATGGTCAGCGATTTACGGAATACCTTTTCATTGCGTAAGCGTCGCCCAACCATGCAGGCATTGGCGAGTCCTTGTGAAATCAGCCAGCTGGCAATGTTCATCAACTTTGAAAATGATCCTACTGCGGCATTGAGTGGGCGTTCGCTGAAAGTTGACCTTAAAACGACAGATATTTTTAGCTTCGGCTCAAAACAAACCTGTCTGGTTGGTAGTGTCGATCTGGTGTATCGGAATTCTTGGCATGAAGTGCGCACGCTGCATTTTAAAGGTGAAACTGCCATGTTGGACGCGTTAAAGACCATTATGGGTAAGATGCACCAAGACGCGCTACCACCAGAATCCGTCGATGTGTTCTGCTATAGCAAGAATCTGCGTGGTGTGATGCGCAACATGGTTTATCAACTGCTCGCTGAATGCATTGATTTGCGCCTTAAGCCGATTGAACAAGAGAAGCGTCGCCGTTTTAAAGCGCTGCGTATTGCTCAGCAAACCTATGGCTTATTCTTTGAACGTCGTGGTGTATCTGTACAGATGTTGGAGAATTCGGTCGATTTTTATCGCAGTATTTCGACCAGTAAGCTGAAAGGCTCGCCTTTGTTAATGTTGGACAAAGAACAAGACTACCAACTACCAGAAATTGTCGATAGCTTTGCCAGTGAGGGTTTGATTCAGTTCTTTTTTGAAGACTCTGCACAAGGTTTCAATATTTATGTGTTGGATGAGGCGAATCGTGTTGAGGTATATCATCAATTCAGTGGCATGAAAGATGAGATGATTGCCAGCGTGAACAGTTTCTACACGTCCGTCAAAGATGATAACGAATTGTCGACTCAGTTTATTAACTTCAATTTGCCGCAATACTATCAAATCGTTCACCCAGTAGAAGGTGATTCTTATATTGTGCCATATCGAAATGATGGCTCGAACTATTCCAAGCCAAGTCGGGCCGTAAATGCGTAAATCGAATCGATGAATAAAGAGCACTCACTGTGCTCTTTTTTGTGTCTGGCCTATACAGGTCACTACACCCATTCAATCTCTTCCTCTGAATGTTTTTCGCATTCTTGTTTTACCATCGCAATCAGCTCTAAGCCCGTTTTTGAGCAGGTCCACTGACCTTCTACCATTGCGAAGTGGAAGCCACCAGATTTAGATGCCAGCCAGATTTCTTTCATTGGTTCCTGGCGATTAATAATGATTTGGCTGCGGTCTTCAAACTCTAGGGTCATGACATTACCAGAAGTTTCATAATCAATGTCCGCACCTGAATCATCAATCATTTCTTCGATAATTTGCATTTGAGCATCTGCCAACTGATGAAATTCAGTCTCGTTCATCTTGTAATCCTATTGCTTTTCCTGAGTGTGGTGCGATTATAGGGGGCATTGAAAGATTAATCACGATACAACCCATGAAAAAATCACTCATCGCTCTGTTTCTTTTATCTGTTCTTGGTCTGACTGGATGTGGTCAGACTGGTCCTCTTTACATGCCTGAAGATGCATCTCAGAACGAGCAGCCTTCACAACAATAAATAATGACATAAGGGATAGCACTTTGGATTACTTCAACTATCAGGATGATGGCCAACTTTGGGCCGAAGATGTTCCATTAACTGACTTAGCAGAGCAATTTGGAACACCACTTTACGTATATTCTCGCGCAACATTTGAGCGTCATTGGCATGCTTTTGACAAATCCGTTGGTAAGCACCCGCACCTCGTGTGTTATGCGGTTAAAGCCAACTCGAACTTAGGTGTACTTAATACACTCGCTCGTCTTGGTTCAGGTTTTGATATTGTTTCTGGTGGTGAGCTGGAACGTGTGATTGCAGCGGGCGGTGAAGCAAGCAAAGTGGTCTTCTCTGGTGTCGGCAAAACGGCGCCTGAAATGAAACGTGCACTTGAACTGGGTATCAAGTGTTTCAATGTAGAGTCTGAGCCAGAGCTAGAACGCCTTAACAAGGTCGCGGGTGAGCTGGGCGTTAAAGCGCCGATCTCATTGCGTATCAACCCTGATGTAGATGCTAATACGCACCCTTACATTTCTACGGGGCTTCGTGACAACAAGTTTGGTATTGCCTTTGACCGTGCGCCTGAGGTGTACCAGTTCGCGCAAAGCCTTGAAAACTTAACGATCAAAGGTATCGACTGTCACATTGGCTCTCAATTAACGGATATCGAACCGTTTATTGATGCTACTGACCGTTTGCTGGCACTTATTGATGATTTAAAAGCACAAGGCATCAATATTGAGCATCTTGATGTGGGTGGGGGACTGGGTGTGATCTATCGTGATGAGCTGCCACCAGAGCCTTCTGAATATGCCAAAGCACTGTTAGGTCGACTGGAAAACCATCAAAATCTGGAGCTGATTTTCGAACCAGGCCGTGCAATTGCAGCCAACGCAGGTGTACTGCTGACGAAGGTTGAGTTTCTAAAACATACAGAACATAAAAACTTCGCCATTATCGATGCCGCGATGAATGACTTGATGCGACCGGCTTTGTATCAGGCATGGCAAGACATTGTTCCTGT
This window of the Vibrio neptunius genome carries:
- a CDS encoding heme biosynthesis protein HemY; this translates as MFRLIFLFVTLGAGLFAGTKYAGQQGYVLISVVDTTIEMSFTTFVILVIALLAALFSLEYLIKTTLYVGSATWNYFGIRKMRRSRRFTNEGIIKLLEGDFKLAEKKVTRWANHHDMPLLCYLVASEAAQGMGDNEKRDRYLKLASEQENALLAVELTRAKQQVKEANYTAAFETLTQLKSSYPNNRVVLNLLKNVYIELKMWKPLLNTLPSLVKSKIITKEEQIQLTQRAQCGLLEEVAEQKGSEGLIAHWNSLTRKLRSNVYLIECFAKQLIARKADSEAFTLVKENLKKHPDSNLYALLPDIKLADYHPVVVLLEDMLRKDGNNAPAHSALAQFHLRNENWSEAQRHLEQALQVRSSVSDYAYLADALEKQNMTKAAHEVSKKALTLVQA
- a CDS encoding uroporphyrinogen-III C-methyltransferase; amino-acid sequence: MTSNNKNDYIEPEKDQEAASSAETQASSNDISNASESPSASSKKKSGTKASPDTIRQQEKNAKRGIKLGAVAIVVSLLCGGFTLQVTLQNAEYQSQIEQLQKQLEQTTVSFKQDLNATQQETLAKATEISHKTETVLSQQQKSIEGLQLALADVKGRRPNDWLLAEADYLVKLAGRKLFLEHDTVSATKLMESADQRIAALSDPSLVPLRRTMAHDITALKSIPIIDREGLVLRLTSLQQQVDSLPLANAILPDSPERRVQHVSEDIYDWKDNLMTSLKDFSESFITFRTRDGNVTPLLSPEQHFYLKENMKAKLETAIKAVYVEQQDIYQTALTTAEKWSSSFFDQHTNAVIEFNNALKMLSKQNVQVEYPAKLDTEQLLSDVIHDRLRHEVTTLVTEEK
- a CDS encoding uroporphyrinogen-III synthase, whose amino-acid sequence is MAVLVTRPGEQGRSLCQQLNSAGICALHQPLIEILPGKDLSGIDTQLCQFDCILAVSQHAVTLTQQAFTSQKEWPQTATYIAVGQKTAHVLSKLSQQKVHYPDVGDSEHLLKLDILKRVKGKKVVILRGNGGRELIYETLKSRGAQVSYLEVYKRQNLAFDSDLFVPFWQDKHIQQLVITSSGQLSYFVSQLTQAQLNWALGLQLYVPSARIANEAQQIGFVHITNTGSASNKDLLATLRPT
- the hemC gene encoding hydroxymethylbilane synthase; translation: MTQSTPIRIATRKSPLALWQAYYVRDALQAAHPGLEVELVTMVTKGDVILDTPLAKVGGKGLFVKELEVAMLEGRADLAVHSMKDVPVDFPEGLGLVTICEREDPRDAFVSNTFANIDELPQGAVVGTCSLRRQCQIKEYRPDLVIKELRGNVGTRLGKLDAGEYDAIILAAAGLKRLNLEARIRSFIEPEQSLPAVGQGAVGIECRLDDERLIKLLEPLNHRDTADRVLCERAMNLTLEGGCQVPIGSYSLLDGDDIWLRALVGEPDGSKIVRGEIKGSRADAEKLGVTLANQLLDDGARDILTRLYAVHE
- a CDS encoding class I adenylate cyclase, giving the protein MQAYIKTLIQRLDNLNQQRIERALALMDMQSQRVFHLIPTLLHFNHPAIPGYYDSQVPYGVYGLEFNEVQKQFIEDTELTIGQSLRTSVESAILGLYTMGSTSSIGQSSSSDLDIWVCVSPSMSCEERECLTNKCLLITDWAQTQGVEANFFLMDEERFRTNRSEEMTGDNCGSSQHLLLLDEFYRSAVRLAGQRLLWQIVPPEMEECYDEYVRDLCRQGCIDCSQWIDFGQLNRIPAEEYFGSNLWQLYKSIDSPYKSVLKAILLEAYSWEYPNTQLLSIDTKRRFFAHEPDLYGMDAYYLMLEKVTRYLVRIGDHSRLDLVRRCFYLKTHEKLSREPDMGSVAWRREAMSDMIQKWHWEHSVLVELDDRRNWKVEQVKVVHHALLDALMLSYRNLIQFARRNDITSAISPQDISILARKLYAAFEVLPGKVTLLNPQISPDLHESDLSFIEVRPGRTNQAGWYLYKQPLQPERLLGQPFLEHNEYLSKLVAWSFFNGLITESTRLHSVVRDAHLDIDKFYQMVSDLRNTFSLRKRRPTMQALASPCEISQLAMFINFENDPTAALSGRSLKVDLKTTDIFSFGSKQTCLVGSVDLVYRNSWHEVRTLHFKGETAMLDALKTIMGKMHQDALPPESVDVFCYSKNLRGVMRNMVYQLLAECIDLRLKPIEQEKRRRFKALRIAQQTYGLFFERRGVSVQMLENSVDFYRSISTSKLKGSPLLMLDKEQDYQLPEIVDSFASEGLIQFFFEDSAQGFNIYVLDEANRVEVYHQFSGMKDEMIASVNSFYTSVKDDNELSTQFINFNLPQYYQIVHPVEGDSYIVPYRNDGSNYSKPSRAVNA
- the cyaY gene encoding iron donor protein CyaY, with the protein product MNETEFHQLADAQMQIIEEMIDDSGADIDYETSGNVMTLEFEDRSQIIINRQEPMKEIWLASKSGGFHFAMVEGQWTCSKTGLELIAMVKQECEKHSEEEIEWV
- the lysA gene encoding diaminopimelate decarboxylase; this encodes MDYFNYQDDGQLWAEDVPLTDLAEQFGTPLYVYSRATFERHWHAFDKSVGKHPHLVCYAVKANSNLGVLNTLARLGSGFDIVSGGELERVIAAGGEASKVVFSGVGKTAPEMKRALELGIKCFNVESEPELERLNKVAGELGVKAPISLRINPDVDANTHPYISTGLRDNKFGIAFDRAPEVYQFAQSLENLTIKGIDCHIGSQLTDIEPFIDATDRLLALIDDLKAQGINIEHLDVGGGLGVIYRDELPPEPSEYAKALLGRLENHQNLELIFEPGRAIAANAGVLLTKVEFLKHTEHKNFAIIDAAMNDLMRPALYQAWQDIVPVNPREGESVTYDLVGPICETGDFLGKDRALVLQENDLLAVRSAGAYGFVMSSNYNTRTRVAEVMVDGNKVHLVRQREELSSLWALENILPE